A stretch of Gadus chalcogrammus isolate NIFS_2021 chromosome 9, NIFS_Gcha_1.0, whole genome shotgun sequence DNA encodes these proteins:
- the pla2g15 gene encoding group XV phospholipase A2, with the protein MAGWHGTTVFSLLRVVCLLLIFGYTVGKNLHKSADNESCQPKRPPVVIIPGDLGNQLEAKLDKPSVVHYICYKKTDAFFNIWLNLELLVPVAIDCWIDNIRLIYNTTTHSTSAPPGVDIRVPGFGKTFSVEYLDPSKSSLGMYFFSLVQAFVEWGYTRDDDVRGAPYDWRKAPNENKAYFLALQQMIEEMAEKAGGPVVLIAHSMGNMYTLYFLNHQPQAWKDRYIKSFVALGAPWGGVVKTMRVVTSGDNDHIPVISPLKMRSQQRSAITTTWLFPYAHTWPKNQVLVQTPTYNYTVADYKRFFSDVGFTEGWQIRQDTEPLVSDLDPPGVAVHCLYGSGVPTPESFRYSDKFPNAEPVGVGTGDGDGTVNLRSATQCGRWVGRQRQPVKLLELPGNEHVNMLLNYTTVAYIKTLLCSP; encoded by the exons ATGGCCGGTTGGCATGGAACAACTGTCTTCTCTTTGCTCCGAGTGGTTTGTTTGTTACTGATTTTTGGTTACACAGTCGGTAAAAATCTTCACAAATCTGCCGACAACGAATCTTGTCAACCCAAAAGACCTCCAGTAGTTATAA TTCCCGGAGACCTTGGTAACCAACTTGAAGCCAAGCTAGATAAACCCAGTGTGGTCCATTACATCTGCTACAAGAAGACTGATGCCTTCTTCAACATATGGCTCAACCTGGAGCTACTGGTCCCAGTAGCCATAGACTGCTGGATAGACAACATAAG GCTGATCTACAACACAACAACCCACTCCACCTCGGCCCCGCCTGGCGTGGACATCCGGGTCCCTGGGTTTGGGAAGACCTTCTCCGTGGAGTACCTGGACCCCAGCAAGAGCAGCCTGG GCATGTATTTCTTCAGCTTAGTACAGGCGTTTGTGGAGTGGGGTTACACCAGAGATGATGACGTCAGAGGCGCGCCCTACGACTGGAGAAAAGCACcca ATGAAAACAAGGCGTACTTCCTGGCGCTGCAGCAGATGATCGAGGAGATGGCGGAGAAGGCGGGGGGGCCCGTGGTTCTGATCGCCCACAGCATGGGCAACATGTACACCCTGTACTTCCTCAACCACCAGCCCCAGGCCTGGAAGGACCGCTACATCAAGTCCTTCGTGGCCCTGGGGGCGCCCTGGGGGGGCGTGGTCAAGACCATGCGGGTGGTGACCTCGG GTGACAACGACCATATTCCCGTCATCAGCCCGTTGAAGATGCGTTCGCAGCAGCGTAGCGCGATCACCACCACCTGGCTCTTCCCCTACGCACACACCTGGCCCAAGAACCAG GTCCTCGTCCAGACCCCCACCTACAACTACACCGTGGCGGACTACAAGCGCTTCTTCTCGGACGTGGGGTTCACCGAGGGCTGGCAGATCCGCCAGGACACGGAGCCGCTGGTGTCGGACCTGGACCCGCCCGGGGTGGCCGTCCACTGCCTGTACGGCAGCGGCGTGCCCACGCCCGAGAGCTTCCGCTACTCCGACAAGTTCCCCAACGCGGAGCCCGTGGGCGTGGGAACGGGCGACGGCGACGGCACGGTCAACCTGCGGAGCGCCACGCAGTGCGGGCGCTGGGTGGGGCGGCAGAGGCAGCCCGTCAAGCTGCTGGAGCTGCCCGGGAACGAGCACGTCAACATGCTGCTGAACTACACCACCGTGGCCTACATCAAGACCCTGCTGTGCTCCCCCTGA
- the usb1 gene encoding U6 snRNA phosphodiesterase 1 isoform X1, with amino-acid sequence MLVGYSSSSDEEVENPSELADSTGKRKTVSSSVSFEEDCHDRAENKKMRIEQQGSKTRLPVPGCLLAMFPEEEEPDNDTSLHDGRIRSFKHERGNWATYVYFPYPPDEDFMELLEELLEVAGARGVLLTQQREFHLSVSQTVVLKHHWIQPFTESLKGGLTSCKRFVCSAGSLRVYSNAERTRTFLGMEVSAGHAQLAEIMKMVDKTMIEFRLDTFYKDPSFHVSLAWCVGDFTAQLKECLKELQGLVDHHEEGAFLLTLDCQELRCRAGNKTFSFPLQS; translated from the exons ATGCTGGTTGGCTATAGTAGTAGCTCCGACGAGGAAGTTGAGAATCCAAGTGAATTAGCAGATTCGACTGGTAAACGCAAGACAGTGTCCTCTTCAGTGTCTTTTGAAGAGGATTGTCATGATCGAGCTGAGAATAAAAAAATGAGAATCGAACAGCAGGGGTCGAAAACAAG ACTGCCTGTCCCTGGATGTCTGTTGGCCATGTttccagaggaagaggagccagATAATGACACGTCCCTTCATGATGGACGTATCCGTTCCTTTAAGCACGAGAGAGGAAATTGGGCAACCTATGTATATTTTCCAT ACCCCCCAGACGAGGACTtcatggagctgctggaggagctgctggaggtggCGGGAGCTCGCGGTGTGCTGCTGACCCAGCAGAGGGAGTTCCATCTCAGCGTGTCTCAGACAGTGGTGCTGAAGCACCATTggatccagcccttcacagagAGCCTTAAGGGCGGCCTGACCAGCTGCAaaag GTTTGTTTGCTCTGCAGGATCGCTCAGGGTCTACAGTAACGCTGAGAGAACCAG GACGTTTTTGGGAATGGAAGTGTCTGCTGGACATGCTCAGTTGGCAGAGATTATGAAAATGGTGGACAAAACTATGATAGAATTTCGCCTTGACACATTCTATAAG GATCCCTCGTTTCACGTGAGTCTAGCCTGGTGCGTTGGGGACTTCACAGCCCAGCTGAAAGAATGCCTTAAGGAATTACAG GGTCTGGTTGACCACCATGAGGAGGGGGCATTCCTGCTGACGTTGGACTGTCAGGAGCTGCGCTGCAGGGCAGGAAACAAGACCTTCAGCTTTCCTCTGCAGTCCTGA
- the usb1 gene encoding U6 snRNA phosphodiesterase 1 isoform X2, with protein sequence MFPEEEEPDNDTSLHDGRIRSFKHERGNWATYVYFPYPPDEDFMELLEELLEVAGARGVLLTQQREFHLSVSQTVVLKHHWIQPFTESLKGGLTSCKRFVCSAGSLRVYSNAERTRTFLGMEVSAGHAQLAEIMKMVDKTMIEFRLDTFYKDPSFHVSLAWCVGDFTAQLKECLKELQGLVDHHEEGAFLLTLDCQELRCRAGNKTFSFPLQS encoded by the exons ATGTttccagaggaagaggagccagATAATGACACGTCCCTTCATGATGGACGTATCCGTTCCTTTAAGCACGAGAGAGGAAATTGGGCAACCTATGTATATTTTCCAT ACCCCCCAGACGAGGACTtcatggagctgctggaggagctgctggaggtggCGGGAGCTCGCGGTGTGCTGCTGACCCAGCAGAGGGAGTTCCATCTCAGCGTGTCTCAGACAGTGGTGCTGAAGCACCATTggatccagcccttcacagagAGCCTTAAGGGCGGCCTGACCAGCTGCAaaag GTTTGTTTGCTCTGCAGGATCGCTCAGGGTCTACAGTAACGCTGAGAGAACCAG GACGTTTTTGGGAATGGAAGTGTCTGCTGGACATGCTCAGTTGGCAGAGATTATGAAAATGGTGGACAAAACTATGATAGAATTTCGCCTTGACACATTCTATAAG GATCCCTCGTTTCACGTGAGTCTAGCCTGGTGCGTTGGGGACTTCACAGCCCAGCTGAAAGAATGCCTTAAGGAATTACAG GGTCTGGTTGACCACCATGAGGAGGGGGCATTCCTGCTGACGTTGGACTGTCAGGAGCTGCGCTGCAGGGCAGGAAACAAGACCTTCAGCTTTCCTCTGCAGTCCTGA
- the znf319b gene encoding zinc finger protein 319: MTEAWQQHTVAPPPVVHAIPPGAENALGCAVYGIVLQPDPPALQHGQHSQQHGGHGGGQHSQQQHPAQAQQPTLQVGNEGGHKCGACGHDISHLANPHEHQCMVSQDRSFQCTQCMKIFHQATDLLEHQCVQVEQKPFVCGVCKMGFSLLTSLAQHHTSHNSTNPMKCSICEKTYRPGTSGNPTPTTSGTSHHNHGSRASASSSSSILPFPSARDRPYKCSVCQKGFKHLSELTRHERVHTGEKPFKCDTCDKAFSQSSHLAHHQRTHSNERPFKCAVCEKSFKHRSHLVRHMYAHSGEHLFKCNLCELHFKESSELLHHPCHPQGARPFRCATCGKGFKRPSDLRQHERAHSEERPFHCDECQMSFKQQYALVRHRRTHKDPGVRPFKCNLCDKGFMQPSHLLYHQHVHGMDNLFKCASCQKEFSQSGELLRHKCGEPSSASPDKPYKCDVCGKGYKKSSTLQRHQNSHCQEKPLKCSLCDRRFLSSSDFVQHRCDPSREKPLKCPECERRFKYVSDLNRHRRIHTGEKPYKCANCNKGFKQREHMVKHQATHSREGQFKCVWCGERYSDLGSLQDHTVQHTAEGGGYPVPSCI, encoded by the coding sequence ATGACCGAGGCCTGGCAGCAACATACTGTTGCTCCCCCTCCAGTCGTCCATGCCATCCCCCCGGGCGCAGAGAACGCTCTGGGCTGTGCCGTGTACGGTATCGTTCTCCAGCCCGACCCTCCGGCTCTGCAGCATGGCCAGCACAGCCAGCAGCACGGGGGGCACGGAGGAGGACAgcacagccagcagcagcacccgGCCCAGGCCCAGCAACCCACCCTGCAGGTAGGCAACGAAGGAGGCCACAAGTGTGGCGCCTGTGGGCACGATATCTCCCACCTCGCTAACCCACACGAGCACCAATGCATGGTCAGTCAAGACCGGTCGTTCCAGTGCACCCAATGCATGAAGATCTTCCACCAGGCCACAGACCTGCTGGAGCACCAGTGTGTGCAGGTGGAGCAGAAGCCCTTTGTGTGTGGCGTCTGCAAGATGGGCTTCTCCCTGCTGACCTCCCTGGCCCAGCACCACACCTCCCATAACAGCACCAACCCCATGAAGTGCTCCATCTGCGAGAAGACCTACCGGCCCGGTACCTCCGGCAACCCCACGCCCACCACCTCAGGAACCTCCCATCACAACCACGGTAGCAGGGCGTCTGCCAGCAGCAGTTCGTCCATCCTGCCGTTCCCCTCGGCCCGGGACAGGCCGTACAAGTGCTCCGTCTGCCAGAAGGGCTTCAAGCATCTGTCGGAGCTCACCCGCCACGAGCGCGTGCACACGGGCGAGAAGCCCTTCAAGTGCGACACGTGCGACAAGGCCTTCAGCCAGTCGTCGCACCTGGCCCACCACCAGCGCACGCACAGCAACGAGCGGCCCTTCAAGTGCGCCGTGTGCGAGAAGAGCTTCAAGCACCGCTCCCACCTCGTGCGCCACATGTACGCCCACTCCGGGGAGCACCTGTTCAAGTGCAACCTGTGCGAGCTGCACTTTAAGGAGTCGTCGGAGCTGCTCCACCACCCCTGCCACCCGCAAGGCGCCCGCCCCTTCCGCTGCGCCACCTGCGGCAAGGGCTTCAAGCGCCCGTCCGACCTGCGGCAGCATGAGCGCGCGCACTCGGAGGAGCGGCCGTTCCACTGCGACGAGTGCCAGATGAGCTTCAAGCAGCAGTACGCGTTGGTGCGCCACCGGCGTACTCACAAGGACCCCGGCGTCCGGCCCTTCAAGTGCAACCTGTGCGACAAGGGCTTCATGCAGCCCTCCCACCTGCTCTACCACCAGCACGTGCACGGCATGGACAACCTGTTCAAGTGCGCCTCCTGCCAGAAGGAGTTCAGCCAGTCGGGAGAGCTGCTCCGGCACAAGTGCGGCGAGCCTTCGTCGGCCTCCCCGGacaagccctacaagtgtgacgtGTGCGGGAAGGGCTACAAGAAGAGCTCGACACTGCAGCGCCACCAGAACTCCCACTGCCAGGAGAAGCCCCTGAAGTGCTCCCTCTGCGACCGCCGCTTCCTCTCCTCGTCCGACTTCGTGCAGCACCGCTGCGACCCGTCGCGCGAGAAGCCCCTCAAGTGTCCGGAGTGCGAGCGGCGCTTCAAGTACGTGTCCGACCTGAACCGCCACCGCCGCAtccacaccggggagaagccctacaagtgtgccAACTGCAACAAGGGATTTAAGCAGCGGGAGCACATGGTCAAGCACCAGGCCACGCACTCCCGCGAGGGCcagttcaagtgtgtgtggtgcggAGAACGTTACAGTGACCTGGGCTCCCTGCAGGATCACACAGTCCAGCATACCGCTGAGGGCGGCGGCTACCCCGTGCCCTCTTGCATTTAG